A region of Candidatus Protochlamydia phocaeensis DNA encodes the following proteins:
- a CDS encoding cation:proton antiporter encodes MVSAESYNLKILLILAVGFALASVLGYITQRLKLSPILGYLLAGYSIGPYSPGYVADVTISEQLAEIGVVLMLFNVGLHLKWKDLLKVKNVAIPGAIVQTAVSAIVGIGLVYAVGWSLASGVTIGLAIGVASTVVLVRVLTDNHLLNTIQGHIAVGWLIVEDILTVFVLVLIPVLASFFSGAHLSVFTVASSVVIIIAKFLLLILFMFTWGHKLVSLILMHVARLRSHELFTLTLLALTFVIATGSALVFGTSIALGAFIAGMIIGQTHVRHQASAHALPMKDAFSVIFFLSVGMIFNPAAILDHFAFFIGLIAIILVIKPLTAYLIVRGLHYPVPVALTIALALAQIGEFSFILCEEALKFHLLPDEGYDIIVSCALISISVNPLLFKGLNYFKPYFKNSGGIPPFDLANMSASKSHKAVIVGFGPIGRSVADVLKKLNFDLTVIDSNVDTIAQLRESNQRGIFGDASQLDLLKAAHVEEAALLVITIPEVAETIHIIQIARQLNSKIKIVARAQYISEQEQLTPLQINAICFEEEAKNAFTQAAFQLAKQVRLG; translated from the coding sequence ATGGTTAGCGCTGAATCTTATAATCTTAAAATTCTTTTGATTTTAGCTGTGGGATTTGCCTTAGCTAGCGTGCTAGGCTATATCACTCAGCGTCTTAAGCTTTCTCCCATTTTGGGTTATTTGCTAGCAGGGTATAGTATTGGTCCTTACTCTCCAGGCTATGTAGCGGATGTCACGATTTCCGAGCAATTGGCTGAAATCGGCGTTGTCCTCATGCTTTTTAATGTCGGTTTGCATTTAAAATGGAAAGATCTTCTTAAAGTCAAAAATGTGGCCATTCCGGGAGCCATTGTTCAGACGGCTGTATCGGCAATTGTAGGAATCGGGCTTGTTTATGCTGTCGGCTGGTCTTTAGCATCAGGGGTAACGATAGGTCTAGCAATCGGAGTGGCCAGTACGGTTGTTCTTGTTCGCGTTTTAACAGACAATCATCTTCTTAATACTATACAGGGGCATATTGCTGTCGGTTGGCTGATCGTTGAAGATATTTTAACGGTTTTTGTCCTCGTGTTAATTCCCGTACTAGCCAGTTTCTTTTCCGGAGCGCATCTATCTGTATTCACTGTAGCCAGCTCTGTTGTGATAATTATCGCGAAATTTTTATTGTTGATTCTTTTCATGTTTACGTGGGGCCATAAATTGGTCTCTCTTATTTTAATGCATGTTGCCCGCTTGCGTTCTCATGAATTGTTTACCTTAACATTGCTTGCTCTGACCTTTGTTATTGCAACTGGATCCGCTTTGGTTTTTGGAACCTCCATTGCCCTTGGCGCTTTTATTGCAGGAATGATTATTGGGCAGACGCATGTACGTCATCAAGCCTCCGCTCACGCTCTGCCCATGAAAGATGCCTTTTCCGTTATTTTCTTTTTATCTGTTGGCATGATCTTTAATCCGGCAGCCATTTTGGATCACTTTGCCTTTTTTATCGGCCTCATTGCCATTATTTTGGTGATTAAGCCTTTAACGGCTTATCTCATTGTCCGAGGATTGCATTATCCTGTCCCCGTCGCTTTGACTATTGCCTTAGCATTGGCCCAAATAGGAGAATTTTCCTTCATCCTGTGCGAAGAAGCGTTGAAATTTCATCTTCTTCCGGATGAAGGCTATGACATCATTGTGTCTTGCGCCTTGATTTCTATCTCTGTTAACCCACTCCTTTTTAAAGGTTTAAATTATTTTAAACCATATTTTAAAAATTCCGGAGGAATTCCTCCTTTTGATTTGGCTAACATGTCCGCTTCTAAATCTCATAAAGCTGTTATTGTGGGATTCGGTCCAATTGGGCGAAGTGTGGCGGATGTGCTTAAAAAGCTTAATTTTGACTTGACGGTGATTGATAGCAATGTTGATACCATTGCTCAGCTTCGGGAAAGCAATCAAAGAGGGATTTTTGGAGATGCGTCTCAGCTGGATTTGCTGAAAGCCGCTCATGTGGAAGAAGCCGCTTTATTAGTCATTACGATTCCGGAAGTGGCTGAGACAATACACATCATACAAATAGCCCGCCAACTCAATTCGAAGATCAAAATTGTGGCCCGTGCACAATATATTAGCGAGCAAGAGCAGCTTACTCCTCTCCAGATCAATGCAATCTGCTTCGAGGAAGAGGCCAAAAACGCCTTTACACAGGCGGCTTTTCAATTAGCCAAGCAAGTCCGCTTAGGATAA
- the asd gene encoding aspartate-semialdehyde dehydrogenase, with amino-acid sequence MISSDFYFRDKIPVAILGATGCIGQKIVQLLERHPWFQIVALCASERSAGKAYGEAVHWLMPTPLPPAIAQMTVQACEPNISCSLVFSALDASVAGEIEWRFAEAGFLVVSNSRNHRLNPQVPLVIGEVNADHLELAKKQPFAKGKIITNPNCSVIGLTLALKPLFDRFGLEAVHAVTLQAVSGAGYPGVGSLDILDNVIPFISGEEEKIEKEPLKILGKLSEQGIQEIPLKISAQCNRVAVTNGHLACLSVKLKQKASRQELIHAWNDFSGEPQQLQLPSAPFQPLHFFEEPTYPQPLLHRSLDKEMAVSIGQLRSCPLLDYKFTLLSHNTVRGAAGAALLNAELLVKKGWVFW; translated from the coding sequence ATGATAAGCTCCGATTTTTATTTTCGCGATAAGATCCCCGTTGCCATTTTAGGGGCAACGGGATGCATAGGACAAAAAATTGTTCAGCTTTTAGAAAGGCATCCTTGGTTTCAAATTGTTGCCCTATGCGCATCGGAGCGTTCTGCTGGCAAAGCGTATGGAGAGGCGGTCCATTGGCTCATGCCTACCCCTTTGCCGCCTGCCATTGCCCAAATGACCGTGCAAGCTTGCGAGCCGAATATCAGCTGTTCGCTAGTCTTTTCCGCATTAGATGCATCGGTGGCAGGGGAAATTGAATGGCGCTTTGCCGAAGCAGGCTTTCTTGTGGTGTCTAATTCCCGCAATCACCGCTTAAATCCGCAGGTCCCTCTTGTGATTGGCGAGGTAAACGCGGATCACTTAGAGTTGGCCAAAAAGCAGCCTTTCGCTAAAGGAAAAATCATTACCAATCCCAATTGTTCCGTGATCGGTTTAACGCTAGCTCTCAAGCCTCTATTCGACCGTTTTGGCCTAGAGGCTGTCCATGCCGTAACCTTGCAGGCTGTGTCCGGTGCGGGTTATCCAGGAGTGGGAAGCTTGGACATTTTGGATAATGTCATTCCTTTTATTTCAGGGGAGGAAGAGAAAATTGAAAAAGAACCCTTGAAAATTTTAGGGAAACTAAGCGAACAAGGAATTCAAGAAATCCCTTTAAAAATCAGCGCGCAATGCAATCGCGTGGCTGTGACAAATGGACATCTAGCTTGCCTATCAGTGAAGCTCAAACAAAAAGCCTCGCGGCAAGAACTCATTCACGCATGGAATGATTTTTCTGGCGAGCCGCAGCAGCTTCAACTTCCTTCCGCTCCTTTCCAACCTTTGCACTTTTTTGAAGAACCCACTTATCCCCAGCCCCTCTTGCATCGCTCTCTTGATAAAGAAATGGCTGTTAGCATTGGTCAGCTTCGTTCGTGTCCGCTTTTAGACTACAAATTTACGCTGCTTTCGCATAATACCGTGCGTGGAGCAGCGGGCGCAGCCCTGCTTAATGCCGAGCTATTAGTAAAAAAAGGCTGGGTTTTCTGGTAA